A region of the Methyloprofundus sedimenti genome:
GCCGGCCAGAGTAAATGTAGATAGTGATGCAGCAATAATTGGTGATGAGCCTTTACTGATTGCTCAGCAGACCGGATGTCCTGTTGCAGTTGGACCAGTAAGGGCGGATTCCGCCAGACTGTTACTGGAAAATGCCAGTATAGATGTGATCATTTCAGATGATGGCCTGCAGCATTATGCTTTGTATCGCGATATTGAGATTGTCGTGATTGATGGAGTGCGCCGCTTTGGCAATAATTTTTGCTTGCCTTCAGGGCCTTTACGCGAGCCACAAGAGCGTATACAAGAAGTTGATTTTGTTATTTGTAACGGAGGCGAAGCAGAAGAGAATGAAATTCTGATGCAACTGGAGGGGGGGGATGCGGTTAATATGCAAACCCAGGAACATAAACCTTTAGCAGAATTTAGAGATATGCAGTGTCATGCCTTAGCCGGTATTGGTAATCCACAAAGCTTTTTTGATTTACTGGAAAAACAGGGCGTAGTGTGCCAGGCGCATCCCTTTCCAGACCATTATGCATTTACCGAGAAAGATATTCTATTTAATGCAGCGGAGGCGGTTCTGATGACCGAAAAAGATGCGGTCAAGTGTCGCTCCTTTTCATCCGCACAGCACTGGTATGTTCCTGTAAAAGCGACGGTGGAGGGCAGCTTTATGGAAAAGCTTATTGCTTTATTAAAAACAAAATAAGTCTGTAACTTTCATTCTCATCAAGCGTTGAATGCTGATTTAGTTGCACGATAAAAAAACTATATTTTGTGCGAGATATTCTTGATACTCGTCAGCACTGTCAATAATTGCCACGCCACGAATAAGCTCACCGTTTGAGATATTGCGTATTGCTAAATCAGCTTTACTGACGCAAAGATTAAGATGAGCAAATGTCTTGCTGGTCAGCGCCGCCTTGATATTATCTTGTTTAGCAGCGTAGACAGCATTATCTTTTAAGATAAGCGTGTCGCCTGAGTGCATTTGTTCTAAAAAGGAAAGTTGGATGGGGAATTTATCGATAATATGTAACATAAGTTTACCTGCCTAGTATTTTTATAGAAAATTTACATTAAATAGTTAATGTAAATATATAAAATATAAAGATATTAATAATATTAGTACATTTTTATTGACTTTCCAAATAGATTACTTAAATTTAATGTAATATATTAAGTTGACATTGGTAAGTTGTTGAATTTATTTAAATAGAGTTGTTGTTGTGAATAAAGAAAAAATTTTGGATAGGGCTCAACAGTATTGGATACTAGCGCGATTTAATAAGCCAATTGGAATATTAATCTTATTGTGGCCTGCTTTATGGGCGCTCTGGATAGCGAGTTCAGGGCTACCGAATATTCTGGTATTGGCAGTGATTTGTCTTGGTGTGGTATTAATGCGTGCCGCAGGGTGCGTTATTAATGACTACGCGGACAGAGATTTTGATCCGCATGTGGAACGTACAAAATTAAGGCCTATGGCATCCGGGGACGTTAAACCAAAAGAGGCTTTGGCTTTGTTTGGTATATTATGTGTAAGTGCCTTCGGATTAGTCTTATTGCTCAATCAATACACCATCATGCTATCTTTTGGCGGTGCTTTTCTGGCAGCTAGCTATCCGTTTATGAAACGCTATACGC
Encoded here:
- the lpxK gene encoding tetraacyldisaccharide 4'-kinase gives rise to the protein MQQLIAKFVDEVWYKDHFIGTWLMPLSFIFRDVTRFRRWLYKKGYKSVDKLPVPVIVVGNITVGGTGKTPVVIYLVEQLIAAGYTPAVISRGYGGQSATWPARVNVDSDAAIIGDEPLLIAQQTGCPVAVGPVRADSARLLLENASIDVIISDDGLQHYALYRDIEIVVIDGVRRFGNNFCLPSGPLREPQERIQEVDFVICNGGEAEENEILMQLEGGDAVNMQTQEHKPLAEFRDMQCHALAGIGNPQSFFDLLEKQGVVCQAHPFPDHYAFTEKDILFNAAEAVLMTEKDAVKCRSFSSAQHWYVPVKATVEGSFMEKLIALLKTK
- a CDS encoding DsrH/TusB family sulfur metabolism protein, giving the protein MLHIIDKFPIQLSFLEQMHSGDTLILKDNAVYAAKQDNIKAALTSKTFAHLNLCVSKADLAIRNISNGELIRGVAIIDSADEYQEYLAQNIVFLSCN